The genome window GTCCGCTTAGTCCCGAACTTTCTGTCAGAAGCGTCAATAACTTGAAGAAGGGTTGACACACGTCAGTGTGCTTCATTATCGCTTGGAATATCATCGTGATGACGTGTATAGCCAGTCTATCATTCCAACGACATAACGACTGAATCAAGTTTCTGGTTTGAGTGAGATTAATGACATCCCGTGTCTGTTGATAAAGAAAAGGGAACCCTTTGCCACCTGCCACGGCGCTCAAATCTGCGGGTGACAAAGCCAATCTATGATCCTGTCCTCTGCTGCGCTCGACCAAATAAGCAATCAACATAATCATTTTATCCAAAGACGCAGGTCGGAGCTTTTCCGAAGGCACGGTCACGatttcctcctcttcctcttcctcgcTAACTGCGTCGACAAATTCGTGCGTTTTATGTCCGAGATAAAAGTTTACCATCGTGGAGATGGCTTGCACCCTGATGAGAAAAACAGCCTCGTCATCGCCCATCTTGCTGAACTCGTACAAGAAGCTGAAGTACTCGGTGAGATGTTTAAGATGCTGCTTGGCGTGTTCCATGAGTGATAACAACATTCTGACAAATCGTGTAACGCAAGATCGCGTGCCTACTGTGTTGACGTCGTTCTCTTCGTCGCAGAGAAGGTACAGAGGCACCTGAGTAGCGCGCAATCGCTGAATCACGTGAATACATAGCCGTTGAAACATTTGTCTGACCATTTGATTAGGACACTTGACTAGAATCTGAATAGGCCACCACGAGTCGCCGGCCATCCGCTCGAGGAATCTCGCGCATGCACCTGGCGACCCATTGAATTGCTTCGTCAGTAGTTCCACCCATTGCACCATCGTCGGCTTCTCCTTAGCGTGTATGAACGTTTCCATAAAGAAGGACGTCGACAATTCTGCGGACATCTCCGTGATGTCTGGCTGTACGGACAGCAATGTCTGCGGTATGTAACCGCATATTTGCCACATAAATCCAAAGTATGTGTgttcaaatatattcttatccTGTAAAAAGTGCATGTTGTCTTGCCAGATCCAGTCTTCGAGCTCTTTGTTAAGCTCTAGCGGTGGCAGTTTGTTCACATTATTGCGTACCAGTGAGGATGATGGTCGCCCGGTATTATCAGCATTATTATCGGCGGTGGGACTCGACACGGTGGCCTCCTCTTCCTTCGTTTGTTCGCCGGGATCGGCGCACCATTCGTAGAACAACATATACGCCGAATTTGTCTTTTCAAAGCTAAAGTCCATAAATTTGTCCGTTACCGAATCGTACGTCTTGCTAGTCATCTCGCCGCCGAAGCATTCAGCCGCGATCTGATTCGGATCGAACGGCTTGACTTCAGCGTCATTAAATAAGAACCACTTATCCTTATTGGGAGACGTACGATCTCTGATAAAACTGTAATAATGTCCGCCATCCGCCGTTCCCGTATGAACAGTCACGCCAATCAAATCGTATTGATAATGCTCCATTTCTTCCTCCTGTACCTCTTCCTCTACGTCGTCCATCAGCAACGGTCTCGGATGTCCATCATTTTCAGATTTTCTTTTCTCGGGCGACACCGCTTTCTTTTCGTCTTGATAGTGTTGTGGCATAAGTTTCTTCTCGACATAACCAGACATATCCAGTCTAAGAGGAAAACTGAAATGTGTGTTGACCTTTTCTTTCAACATAGTGCCCATGTTAAAGGTGTAGCGCATCGTATTGAAACATAATATATgaggcaattttttaaaacatgctCGTTTTTCCGCGCGCGCCTTCTTCCCACACTGCGAGCATGTATACATGTTGTCACCTTCCAATGTATCCTTGACCGTGACTTCGTCCAAGCTCTCGTAGAGATTCCTCATATCCGCCACTTGGCAACGGACGGTATAGAATTCCTCCAAGGTCCTGCTAACGTGCTCGCAATCGAGTGAAACGACGTTGTTGGATATCACGCCGCAAAACAGCGTCTTAACCAAGTTTTTCAAGTCGGATGTCATCTCTTCTAATTTAGAAACGAGATCGATGAAGAATTCAGCCATGTCTTTCTGCTCGCCGGTATTCAACGGCTCGTGGTTCATCGTGTACACGCGACAAAAGCTCCTCGGATTATATGCTTTCCTTTCAGACTCCAACAAGTATGCAAACATTCTCTGTAATTCTCGCAAAGTCAGCTGATGTTTATTAGCACGACTGCAATCAGCGCCCAGTATGGAGACGCGCGCTTGCGGCATCATGTAGAGATGTTGCATGCAACTGGCCATATAACATGTTGCACCAAGATTCGTTAAGCCTACGTAGCCGCAATCGGAACGTCCATCCTCGTGAGGCCAGTAATCCCACGGGTACGGAGAATGTGGTCCGGGACGGTGCTGGGCGAATAATTTCTCATGCAGTATCCTATAATTATCGGGCGCTGATTTCACCAATTCGACAAGAAGATCGAAAGCAGCCGATCTGGATGCTTGGCTCTTACACTTGGGCACATGCTTGCTCCGTGGATTCGGCAATGCAAACAGAAAATCGAATACCTGATCCAATAGATTCTGCCCGATTTTCCCCTGCTTACAGGGAGGATTATGTGTCATTATGTTGCACGTAAGATTAATCAATCCAACCAAAGCGTCGTCTTCCACCGTGTTATGCCGCGTCTCCAAGTGTTCCCGATTAAGCACGGAGTCGATCACTCGGATGGCGAGCGCTTCGAGATCAATAGTCGTACCGGATATCTCGTCCACCGTACTCTCTCGAATCGCTTCGTTCGGTAGAGAATCTACCAGACGACATACTAaccaaaaataatctttacaaGCTGGTCCATAAGGCTCCTTTCCTTCGTCCAGGACTGGGTGCAGATGCAACGGTAAATCCGGTTTACGATGAGAGGGTTGCATAGCTTCGGCGATCACAAGATGCTCCAGCAGGGTGTTCAACATGGGTACTATCAATCCTGGCATTTGTTCCGAATTGTCATCTTCCACACCGGTGCTACCCAAGCATAATTTGTACAAAGCCGTGCATACCTCGCGTCTCACAGCCGGCTCGGGATCCTCAAGTATTAATCTGCGCAACCACGTTTTCCCAAATGGCTCGGACGATGAAAACAGGTATTGTCGTACTGCCGGATCGCTGTGAACCCAACAAACCAATAGTGCCATGGCGTAATGTATCACTTGAGATCGACCAAAGAGTCCGGTCTTGTAATGATTCGGGTCAAGCGGTAATGAAGCGTCATTTAAAATGCTTGTTATTCTTGGCATCACTGTATCAACATTCATCATTCTCAACATCGCCTCGCTCAGCTTGGGCACCAACAGCGGTTTGTCTGCTTTATTGcgtttcttttcctcttttacAACGCCGAGATGACAAAGTTGCTTCAACAAACTGGCGAGACAATCCTGTTGCCATTCACTACCGTCTCCCTGCTCCAGACAACCTGACATAAAGATGTCGAAAAGATGTCGGAGTCCACCGTGTTGCACAAATAAAGTGGACCAAGCTATATCTTTCTCCTTGTCGTCCTGATTGTCATCCGCATCTCCGCCACCTTGATAAGCCGACGCAGCCGATGAAGCGGTAGAATTGCTCGATGATGGTTGACTCGTCGTACCTCGTCGACTCAAAGACTCGACTATGTAAAGAGAATACATCAACTTTTGTGGACTCGCCGGATCGAGTAATTCCTGAAGGGACGTCTCGCCGAGTTTTTGGAAACCTCGCAATAAAGTCGGGCTTGTCGGTAACAGAGTGAGAGTATCCCAAACCCTCCTCGAGAGCACTTGTGCCTTCGTATGAGGTATCTCTTGGCCACCCTTCACGGTCGTTCTCATGGCGCTGAGTGTTCTCATAAGCGTAAACAATTGCTCAAAGTACTGTGGTCGGAGTAACAGTAAGGTCGGTAACGATTCTCTGGGAGGCGGCGGTAACAATGAAGGCGAATCCATATCCCGTTTGCTGCAACGACCACCGCCACCGTTATTTCTACTGGCACCAGGtgaaataaatactaattGCCCATCTTTAAAGCCCATTTCTTGCAAAGTCTTTTCGTCAAAGTCTATAGTTAATTCTTGTCCTTGGGTGATCATTCTAATAGGACCATCCGTGAGCAACGATCCTAAAACTGAGCCGCCATTCTGAGTAGCATTCGCGGAAGTCGCAGACTTTTCTTGAGTATTCTGCGTGTCGTCCCACCATTTAGCCACCTCAGCCCGCAAATCCGCCACATAATCGGTATTAAGAAGAGTAAAACTCGTTTTCTCCGGTATACCAGCAGGTTGCACAAAGATTCTCAATTGTTGACCCTTCTCGGACGTATTCATAGCTACATAGCATTGACTGGCAACGCCTCTGCCTTCCAGTACCCAGCGGCGTAAATGATAGGCATAGCGTTTTCGAAAGGCTTCCAAATGCGTTCTCAACAGGAGCAGGGCGCGCTGTATGCAGCGTAAGCTAGCCTCTTCGTTACTTTCCAGGTCGGCACTAGCCGCCGCGAGATGTGTCATGCACTGCGAAACGAATTCCGCCTCCTGCGTTAACTGTCGCGACATGTAGTAACCGTTGAGATATTGTATAGCTGCCATACTGACGTCAGTACTTTTCGCCTTCAAAGCGATCCGCCATAAAAAGTCCATACCTACTGAGTCCACATCTCTCAACGGTCTGTCCAAGTGCGCCGCGGCCAAGCGCGCTAAATTGCATAACTGCTGAAACAGACTTAGGCCCGTCATACTAATGGTTTCCGGTGGTAGGCTCGGTAATTTGCGCATGCACAGATGCTTCAGTGTGTCCATTCCTAAGGCGTGCTGCTCCGTGGATTTTGCTTGACTAAGCAACCAGCTGAAGAGCTCATCCGCGCAGATTGGATCCTGCGACAGGCATTGCCACAATATATCCACTTGTTCTAGACTCAAGCGAAAGCAATCGGGCGAACCTAAGGGTGAGAAAATCGACGATAAAAATTGTAGTCTGACTTGTATTTCCGTTTGATGCGAGTACAAATTGCTCTTCGGTCCCGTGCTAGTGTAcgtctttaaattattaaagaaatgtttCATCATTCCACGCTCACGATCGGCCCAGGTTGTAATTGTGTGCGCGTCCATCGCACCAAATTGCTGGAAGCTTGCGAGCAGCTTCGGCAACAATCTTAAAGATACGACTACGGAACGATTAGTCGCCAAGTTCTCTAAGCAGCCCTCTATGAATTTCATGGGGATCAAGCGATCGACGTTGAAACACAAAAGATTGCATAGCGCCTTCTCCGCCTCCAAGGCCAGGCCTTCACCTAGCTGACCAATCTTATCATCCTGAAGAAGATCCCACAGCAATGTGTTACCTGGCTTACAAACTGTATCCAAATTAAATTGAGAACTCAATCTGGTGGCAGTTTGCCGAGTGGCTCGTACTTGCGGTGGTTGACAAACCGATCTTCTAATCGTCATGGTCGAATGCGAATGATGAGGATGATAAGCTTGCATTTGAATAGCGGTTAAGTGACGTGCCGCCAGCTGGGCCAATTCTTCTTCACAACCACTCTCCTCGCCGTCAAAATCggccatatttttttcactcttGTTCGATATTCTGCTACTGTACGAGCCTTCTTCGTCGGAAAGCATCTCGTCTAAACCTGAAGGCAAAAACGTGGGACCAGTTGCGTGCACTAATCCAGCAAGTTCGGATATTACCGCACCGGGACCGTCCGCGGCAGCGAGTACGCCCGCTACATCGCTATCGTCCTCGTCGTGTGAACTGTCCGCCGAGTCAGCCGCTCGATCCACGTTATATTCTACTATAgacatgtatttatttttgttggcGCGTCTTAACAGCGCTGCCGTGGTTGGAACTTGCTGGTCGCTTGGGTCCAAAGCTATCGCTTGTTGTTTAACGCGATCCAACGCATCGACGCTCTTCGGTTCATCCAAGGAGGTTAAAGCGCCCACGTCTAAACTGCTATTTAACACAACTTCCGTTCTATTTTTCGCGTCTACAAGTAAATCCTTCGATTTCACATTGTCATCTTGACCGACAATATCTTCCAGTGTTTTTTCAACGGCGCTTAAAGAGCGCTTTTGCGGTCTCTTTCGTTTGCGCAGTATCTTTCGCTTTTTCTTCTCGTTTACAAACATCTCCTCCGTATTAGACTTCTCCGTGTCCGCTTCGGCATCGGATCCGCTTTGTTTGTTCTTTATCTCCTCGCGGATAGCACTCGTCGATGAATCCTTAGGTAATTCTCTGTTACAGTCAAATTTCTCAGAATTCAAGTCTTCGATTTCATTGAGACTCGACTCGATGGTGGTAGTCGTCAGATTCTTTCCTTTATAATGtcctacaaatatatataacagatacataaataatattaaacgttTAATCTAAAAAGTTTACGTACCTTCACCATCGCTGCTATCGGGCCTTGCTTGTTTTCTAGGCGACGGTCCATCAGACAGTGTCGGACTAGGCTCCTCCTCATCATCTTCTGGACTACTACCATCCATACCGCTTGGATCGCTGCTGCTACTTCCGCCGACTCCACTGGTACTTCTCAACAtctctctatttttcattactaaACCTCTCGGATAAGCCGAACGACCGGACGTCCAGATAAATTTGATCAAAGCAGACGCTAAAAACAAGCTTTGCTCCGTATGATCCTTAGGTTCGAGTTTGCCTAATAAAGAGTATAGATGAAGTACAGGAGTAGGAGCCAGATGTTTGACCAAAGGTGCCAGCAGATCATAAACCGGACGACCACAGTGCTTCAGCTGCGCGGCTTGCCACATAGTGTCCATGTCCGAGGACGTAATTCTACCTTCCATAGCTAGAaagcttaatataatatgactcTGCTTAATAACCTCTACATGTAAGTTTGGTCCGAATATATGAGCTATGATGTTATTCTCGGTCAACCAAGCGGCAAGGGCGTGACCCACTTGTTCAACTTCGGCAACAGTTTCGCTATTGCAGAGCTCATTAGAAGCGGTGATATGAGCGTTTATCTGAGCTACACCAGCTAGCCTCATTGTCAAAGTTGTACtagtaaagtatttaaatgCCAAGTCGAGCCCATCGCGATCGAAGCTTGGTAATACGGCGTCTATTGGATCTTTCACTGCGCTCCacataaaatctaaaaaaaaaaaatgtatgaaaataaaaaagtattattgcgatttaaatataaataaatttgtatacttGCAAATACGAATTATGtgtctgtttctttttttaacttaataacATACCTGCCATTGTCCTAACAGCAGGAGTACGCAATTCTTTATCCCCTAAACGACACATATACTTCATAACACGACTGCGTAATGGTATAAATAGTTGGATGAcgctattataatttaaccaAAGTTTAAGATTACAAATAACTGCAACCATAGAATGCGCGAGGCTAACAGGCAGTGTGCTTTCCATATCGAAACAAGCGGACATCAAATTAAAGCCTCCTTGATGGCAAAATATAGATACTGCACGGATCAAAGGCGCTGGCACTTCAGGATCGTGCGGTTCACAGTAGTTACCTTCGTCCTATTGGTTATAAAGtgattcaatattttgaataacataatattttgataacaatGCAATCTGTAAACCCATGATATAAATTGCACAATAATCTTACCTTGACGGGAGCTAAAGGATTGATTACACCGCCGTGCTTCATAGCGATATAGAGaggaaagtttaataaaaaaattttcgagaGAAGGTGAAATAATCTTTCCCTATCCTGCTGCGACCATATCTG of Anoplolepis gracilipes chromosome 8, ASM4749672v1, whole genome shotgun sequence contains these proteins:
- the Puf gene encoding ubiquitin carboxyl-terminal hydrolase puf isoform X2 translates to MCDVCVDFHDLLLSYDERSSKEQDALATLCVTDVDTTLHYVNQWVQRQCMCCYREIKNFDRFIRLTQSIVLCTLQQLQVIQQNEDVAKENVEEGKEEEEKNGKRKSSDSTEHAQVEAQTKQIWSQQDRERLFHLLSKIFLLNFPLYIAMKHGGVINPLAPVKDEGNYCEPHDPEVPAPLIRAVSIFCHQGGFNLMSACFDMESTLPVSLAHSMVAVICNLKLWLNYNSVIQLFIPLRSRVMKYMCRLGDKELRTPAVRTMADFMWSAVKDPIDAVLPSFDRDGLDLAFKYFTSTTLTMRLAGVAQINAHITASNELCNSETVAEVEQVGHALAAWLTENNIIAHIFGPNLHVEVIKQSHIILSFLAMEGRITSSDMDTMWQAAQLKHCGRPVYDLLAPLVKHLAPTPVLHLYSLLGKLEPKDHTEQSLFLASALIKFIWTSGRSAYPRGLVMKNREMLRSTSGVGGSSSSDPSGMDGSSPEDDEEEPSPTLSDGPSPRKQARPDSSDGEGHYKGKNLTTTTIESSLNEIEDLNSEKFDCNRELPKDSSTSAIREEIKNKQSGSDAEADTEKSNTEEMFVNEKKKRKILRKRKRPQKRSLSAVEKTLEDIVGQDDNVKSKDLLVDAKNRTEVVLNSSLDVGALTSLDEPKSVDALDRVKQQAIALDPSDQQVPTTAALLRRANKNKYMSIVEYNVDRAADSADSSHDEDDSDVAGVLAAADGPGAVISELAGLVHATGPTFLPSGLDEMLSDEEGSYSSRISNKSEKNMADFDGEESGCEEELAQLAARHLTAIQMQAYHPHHSHSTMTIRRSVCQPPQVRATRQTATRLSSQFNLDTVCKPGNTLLWDLLQDDKIGQLGEGLALEAEKALCNLLCFNVDRLIPMKFIEGCLENLATNRSVVVSLRLLPKLLASFQQFGAMDAHTITTWADRERGMMKHFFNNLKTYTSTGPKSNLYSHQTEIQVRLQFLSSIFSPLGSPDCFRLSLEQVDILWQCLSQDPICADELFSWLLSQAKSTEQHALGMDTLKHLCMRKLPSLPPETISMTGLSLFQQLCNLARLAAAHLDRPLRDVDSVGMDFLWRIALKAKSTDVSMAAIQYLNGYYMSRQLTQEAEFVSQCMTHLAAASADLESNEEASLRCIQRALLLLRTHLEAFRKRYAYHLRRWVLEGRGVASQCYVAMNTSEKGQQLRIFVQPAGIPEKTSFTLLNTDYVADLRAEVAKWWDDTQNTQEKSATSANATQNGGSVLGSLLTDGPIRMITQGQELTIDFDEKTLQEMGFKDGQLVFISPGASRNNGGGGRCSKRDMDSPSLLPPPPRESLPTLLLLRPQYFEQLFTLMRTLSAMRTTVKGGQEIPHTKAQVLSRRVWDTLTLLPTSPTLLRGFQKLGETSLQELLDPASPQKLMYSLYIVESLSRRGTTSQPSSSNSTASSAASAYQGGGDADDNQDDKEKDIAWSTLFVQHGGLRHLFDIFMSGCLEQGDGSEWQQDCLASLLKQLCHLGVVKEEKKRNKADKPLLVPKLSEAMLRMMNVDTVMPRITSILNDASLPLDPNHYKTGLFGRSQVIHYAMALLVCWVHSDPAVRQYLFSSSEPFGKTWLRRLILEDPEPAVRREVCTALYKLCLGSTGVEDDNSEQMPGLIVPMLNTLLEHLVIAEAMQPSHRKPDLPLHLHPVLDEGKEPYGPACKDYFWLVCRLVDSLPNEAIRESTVDEISGTTIDLEALAIRVIDSVLNREHLETRHNTVEDDALVGLINLTCNIMTHNPPCKQGKIGQNLLDQVFDFLFALPNPRSKHVPKCKSQASRSAAFDLLVELVKSAPDNYRILHEKLFAQHRPGPHSPYPWDYWPHEDGRSDCGYVGLTNLGATCYMASCMQHLYMMPQARVSILGADCSRANKHQLTLRELQRMFAYLLESERKAYNPRSFCRVYTMNHEPLNTGEQKDMAEFFIDLVSKLEEMTSDLKNLVKTLFCGVISNNVVSLDCEHVSRTLEEFYTVRCQVADMRNLYESLDEVTVKDTLEGDNMYTCSQCGKKARAEKRACFKKLPHILCFNTMRYTFNMGTMLKEKVNTHFSFPLRLDMSGYVEKKLMPQHYQDEKKAVSPEKRKSENDGHPRPLLMDDVEEEVQEEEMEHYQYDLIGVTVHTGTADGGHYYSFIRDRTSPNKDKWFLFNDAEVKPFDPNQIAAECFGGEMTSKTYDSVTDKFMDFSFEKTNSAYMLFYEWCADPGEQTKEEEATVSSPTADNNADNTGRPSSSLVRNNVNKLPPLELNKELEDWIWQDNMHFLQDKNIFEHTYFGFMWQICGYIPQTLLSVQPDITEMSAELSTSFFMETFIHAKEKPTMVQWVELLTKQFNGSPGACARFLERMAGDSWWPIQILVKCPNQMVRQMFQRLCIHVIQRLRATQVPLYLLCDEENDVNTVGTRSCVTRFVRMLLSLMEHAKQHLKHLTEYFSFLYEFSKMGDDEAVFLIRVQAISTMVNFYLGHKTHEFVDAVSEEEEEEEIVTVPSEKLRPASLDKMIMLIAYLVERSRGQDHRLALSPADLSAVAGGKGFPFLYQQTRDVINLTQTRNLIQSLCRWNDRLAIHVITMIFQAIMKHTDVCQPFFKLLTLLTESSGLSGLPCMTQLILGRVWEAARVAPHGALEWLALAVTRSKLAHAWVLQGLDTWLQHFLLEHSNQRVRSAAAFLLVSLVPSTHFRQGYRTAHRLNLNCNSSRELQLSPEATLILHQIYTALLRLLQPARHYIDIQTHGTMKLTAYFALLTYCVVSKTEKLMFGQYLNDLWTLFHPKLSEPSIPVHHNKQAVLLFWYHVCSDCPENVAMILHNPHITKNIAFNYILADHEDQDVVLFNRVMLPAYYGLLRLCCQQSRTFTRQLAAHQNIQWAFKNITPHPTQYSTAVDELFKLMQLLVARHPDQTEQEEAEIASFRRGTLSSYLQGLDGRSCWATLISAFRILIESDDDRLYVVYNGGLSMALEAFHMLHIMYHEATACHVAGDLAELIAIIVELVRCVRTARDGPDARNILANCKEWPDILRKLATLLNTYNPPDMRNLAIDLLKELVMLVPAEAILILAPLLSHCHAALQDSHAAVPPGPYLPRRSTPPGKMPTRPARPMVQMAVPHSQLEAAKGVDPEYDSALLEFYLPYHELIDVMCRLAINNDCMTDALVNLSAMLGFEGVPLHLALFPRLWLDVHAATHIDRKHIASLLCSSFTVDYVDAVLMDERSSLGVPAIHAFLKTFFPKLASHVLTKPTVSLIDNLVSSLTAMVEAVDVEASAHRLTGDLRALALVYSSSTRPKPSPSLLPALETLLSRTRTITVKESRSSSEVESPSKRRRLCGDSEPIDKELCAPINDIDMENNISEEMDKADTVNDTMSSDSGDDKAATARHKSGNVQAETIATSGAVSPPRLVTTANSCTNQLRCSLTNVSWLEMLEKTIVDLQTIVQVQSKNN
- the Puf gene encoding ubiquitin carboxyl-terminal hydrolase puf isoform X1 → MIDFGQFSKHSKSKIYNDERSSKEQDALATLCVTDVDTTLHYVNQWVQRQCMCCYREIKNFDRFIRLTQSIVLCTLQQLQVIQQNEDVAKENVEEGKEEEEKNGKRKSSDSTEHAQVEAQTKQIWSQQDRERLFHLLSKIFLLNFPLYIAMKHGGVINPLAPVKDEGNYCEPHDPEVPAPLIRAVSIFCHQGGFNLMSACFDMESTLPVSLAHSMVAVICNLKLWLNYNSVIQLFIPLRSRVMKYMCRLGDKELRTPAVRTMADFMWSAVKDPIDAVLPSFDRDGLDLAFKYFTSTTLTMRLAGVAQINAHITASNELCNSETVAEVEQVGHALAAWLTENNIIAHIFGPNLHVEVIKQSHIILSFLAMEGRITSSDMDTMWQAAQLKHCGRPVYDLLAPLVKHLAPTPVLHLYSLLGKLEPKDHTEQSLFLASALIKFIWTSGRSAYPRGLVMKNREMLRSTSGVGGSSSSDPSGMDGSSPEDDEEEPSPTLSDGPSPRKQARPDSSDGEGHYKGKNLTTTTIESSLNEIEDLNSEKFDCNRELPKDSSTSAIREEIKNKQSGSDAEADTEKSNTEEMFVNEKKKRKILRKRKRPQKRSLSAVEKTLEDIVGQDDNVKSKDLLVDAKNRTEVVLNSSLDVGALTSLDEPKSVDALDRVKQQAIALDPSDQQVPTTAALLRRANKNKYMSIVEYNVDRAADSADSSHDEDDSDVAGVLAAADGPGAVISELAGLVHATGPTFLPSGLDEMLSDEEGSYSSRISNKSEKNMADFDGEESGCEEELAQLAARHLTAIQMQAYHPHHSHSTMTIRRSVCQPPQVRATRQTATRLSSQFNLDTVCKPGNTLLWDLLQDDKIGQLGEGLALEAEKALCNLLCFNVDRLIPMKFIEGCLENLATNRSVVVSLRLLPKLLASFQQFGAMDAHTITTWADRERGMMKHFFNNLKTYTSTGPKSNLYSHQTEIQVRLQFLSSIFSPLGSPDCFRLSLEQVDILWQCLSQDPICADELFSWLLSQAKSTEQHALGMDTLKHLCMRKLPSLPPETISMTGLSLFQQLCNLARLAAAHLDRPLRDVDSVGMDFLWRIALKAKSTDVSMAAIQYLNGYYMSRQLTQEAEFVSQCMTHLAAASADLESNEEASLRCIQRALLLLRTHLEAFRKRYAYHLRRWVLEGRGVASQCYVAMNTSEKGQQLRIFVQPAGIPEKTSFTLLNTDYVADLRAEVAKWWDDTQNTQEKSATSANATQNGGSVLGSLLTDGPIRMITQGQELTIDFDEKTLQEMGFKDGQLVFISPGASRNNGGGGRCSKRDMDSPSLLPPPPRESLPTLLLLRPQYFEQLFTLMRTLSAMRTTVKGGQEIPHTKAQVLSRRVWDTLTLLPTSPTLLRGFQKLGETSLQELLDPASPQKLMYSLYIVESLSRRGTTSQPSSSNSTASSAASAYQGGGDADDNQDDKEKDIAWSTLFVQHGGLRHLFDIFMSGCLEQGDGSEWQQDCLASLLKQLCHLGVVKEEKKRNKADKPLLVPKLSEAMLRMMNVDTVMPRITSILNDASLPLDPNHYKTGLFGRSQVIHYAMALLVCWVHSDPAVRQYLFSSSEPFGKTWLRRLILEDPEPAVRREVCTALYKLCLGSTGVEDDNSEQMPGLIVPMLNTLLEHLVIAEAMQPSHRKPDLPLHLHPVLDEGKEPYGPACKDYFWLVCRLVDSLPNEAIRESTVDEISGTTIDLEALAIRVIDSVLNREHLETRHNTVEDDALVGLINLTCNIMTHNPPCKQGKIGQNLLDQVFDFLFALPNPRSKHVPKCKSQASRSAAFDLLVELVKSAPDNYRILHEKLFAQHRPGPHSPYPWDYWPHEDGRSDCGYVGLTNLGATCYMASCMQHLYMMPQARVSILGADCSRANKHQLTLRELQRMFAYLLESERKAYNPRSFCRVYTMNHEPLNTGEQKDMAEFFIDLVSKLEEMTSDLKNLVKTLFCGVISNNVVSLDCEHVSRTLEEFYTVRCQVADMRNLYESLDEVTVKDTLEGDNMYTCSQCGKKARAEKRACFKKLPHILCFNTMRYTFNMGTMLKEKVNTHFSFPLRLDMSGYVEKKLMPQHYQDEKKAVSPEKRKSENDGHPRPLLMDDVEEEVQEEEMEHYQYDLIGVTVHTGTADGGHYYSFIRDRTSPNKDKWFLFNDAEVKPFDPNQIAAECFGGEMTSKTYDSVTDKFMDFSFEKTNSAYMLFYEWCADPGEQTKEEEATVSSPTADNNADNTGRPSSSLVRNNVNKLPPLELNKELEDWIWQDNMHFLQDKNIFEHTYFGFMWQICGYIPQTLLSVQPDITEMSAELSTSFFMETFIHAKEKPTMVQWVELLTKQFNGSPGACARFLERMAGDSWWPIQILVKCPNQMVRQMFQRLCIHVIQRLRATQVPLYLLCDEENDVNTVGTRSCVTRFVRMLLSLMEHAKQHLKHLTEYFSFLYEFSKMGDDEAVFLIRVQAISTMVNFYLGHKTHEFVDAVSEEEEEEEIVTVPSEKLRPASLDKMIMLIAYLVERSRGQDHRLALSPADLSAVAGGKGFPFLYQQTRDVINLTQTRNLIQSLCRWNDRLAIHVITMIFQAIMKHTDVCQPFFKLLTLLTESSGLSGLPCMTQLILGRVWEAARVAPHGALEWLALAVTRSKLAHAWVLQGLDTWLQHFLLEHSNQRVRSAAAFLLVSLVPSTHFRQGYRTAHRLNLNCNSSRELQLSPEATLILHQIYTALLRLLQPARHYIDIQTHGTMKLTAYFALLTYCVVSKTEKLMFGQYLNDLWTLFHPKLSEPSIPVHHNKQAVLLFWYHVCSDCPENVAMILHNPHITKNIAFNYILADHEDQDVVLFNRVMLPAYYGLLRLCCQQSRTFTRQLAAHQNIQWAFKNITPHPTQYSTAVDELFKLMQLLVARHPDQTEQEEAEIASFRRGTLSSYLQGLDGRSCWATLISAFRILIESDDDRLYVVYNGGLSMALEAFHMLHIMYHEATACHVAGDLAELIAIIVELVRCVRTARDGPDARNILANCKEWPDILRKLATLLNTYNPPDMRNLAIDLLKELVMLVPAEAILILAPLLSHCHAALQDSHAAVPPGPYLPRRSTPPGKMPTRPARPMVQMAVPHSQLEAAKGVDPEYDSALLEFYLPYHELIDVMCRLAINNDCMTDALVNLSAMLGFEGVPLHLALFPRLWLDVHAATHIDRKHIASLLCSSFTVDYVDAVLMDERSSLGVPAIHAFLKTFFPKLASHVLTKPTVSLIDNLVSSLTAMVEAVDVEASAHRLTGDLRALALVYSSSTRPKPSPSLLPALETLLSRTRTITVKESRSSSEVESPSKRRRLCGDSEPIDKELCAPINDIDMENNISEEMDKADTVNDTMSSDSGDDKAATARHKSGNVQAETIATSGAVSPPRLVTTANSCTNQLRCSLTNVSWLEMLEKTIVDLQTIVQVQSKNN